In a single window of the Papaver somniferum cultivar HN1 chromosome 8, ASM357369v1, whole genome shotgun sequence genome:
- the LOC113304153 gene encoding regulator of nonsense transcripts 1 homolog, translating into MEKIGTNSEVQESFLKFAKDRFRALVVPLKRSIRVLCTHLPKRLILPYNFEKIVTLYGLLESFEILLSQSQVADKELDEIFAQQENYSKEAQGSRAFNYISGTLDKIRIETVQALRSISHSLGGRLPTSTNRMSSSYNLYDVDLEPLDLLVIDEAAQLKECESVIPMQLKAIQHAVLIGNECHPQARVKSRVSVEAGFGRSLFERLGLLGIWRTFSTCRPMFGPYSLINISNGREEADEAGHGIKNMVEVAVVVAILRNLYKENKVGQKYGKLKDFKVKVMYADGFYGGEEDVIIISTVGSHHSWESDGFLSNPQRANVALTRARHCLWILGNDKKLCKIGCFWEDLICDAKQRQCFFDADEDEELVKAMINAFGALPRRP; encoded by the exons ATGGAGAAAATTGGAACTAATTCTGAAGTCCAGGAGTCATTTCTCAAGTTTGCAAAAGACCGATTCAGAGCTTTAGTGGTACCACTCAAAAGAAGCATCAGAGTATTATGCACCCATCTCCCTAAAAGACTTATTTTGCCGTACAATTTCGAAAAGATAGTTACTCTCTATGGTTTGCTTGAATCTTTCGAAATTTTGCTATCTCAAAGTCAGGTGGCTGACAAGGAATTAGATGAAATCTTTGCACAGCAAGAAAATTATTCCAAGGAGGCACAAGGAAGTCGAGCATTTAATTATATTTCAGGCACATTAGACAAGATAAGGATTGAAACTGTGCAGGCTCTAAGATCTATCAGTCATTCTCTTGGTGGTCGCCTTCCAACTTCTACCAACAGAA TGTCAAGTTCATATAATCTGTACGATGTGGACTTGGAACCACTGGATTTGTTGGTAATTGATGAAGCTGCTCAGTTGAAAGAGTGTGAATCAGTGATTCCCATGCAGCTTAAAGCTATACAACACGCTGTCCTAATTGGCAATGAGTGCCATCCACAAGCTAGAGTCAAAAGCAGG GTGTCTGTTGAAGCTGGCTTCGGAAGAAGTCTATTTGAAAGGTTGGGTTTGTTGGGCATTTGGAGGACCTTCTCAACATGCA GACCTATGTTTGGTCCCTATTCATTGATAAATATTTCTAATGGAAGGGAGGAGGCAGATGAAGCTGGGCATGGTATCAAAAATATGGTTGAAGTGGCAGTTGTAGTGGCAATATTGCGAAACCTTTATAAAG AGAATAAAGTTGGTCAGAAATATGGGAAGCTAAAGGACTTTAAAGTGAAAGTGATGTATGCTGATGGGTTCTATGGTGGCGAGGAAGATGTCATAATAATATCTACTGTCGGGTCTCATCATAGTTGGGAATCAGATGGGTTCCTGTCTAATCCGCAACGTGCTAATGTTGCTCTGACACGAGCTAG GCACTGCCTTTGGATTTTGGGGAATGACAAAAAGTTGTGTAAAATTGGATGTTTCTGGGAAGATTTAATTTGTGACGCGAAGCAGCGGCAATGTTTTTTCgatgctgatgaagatgaagagctAGTGAAAGCAATGATTAATGCCTTTGGCGCGttaccccgcaggccgtaa